From one Culex quinquefasciatus strain JHB chromosome 3, VPISU_Cqui_1.0_pri_paternal, whole genome shotgun sequence genomic stretch:
- the LOC6049660 gene encoding zinc finger MYND domain-containing protein 11 — protein sequence MYANMERYHRNEPAEVVKKMWSIIRHDDEETEHTRLVKILQKEFPVATGDQIESFVSNAVVDGLIQVVDKPKRPKPKSVYHYALPDADKFSFPDDHPDPYCYECHLEGNVSKCSSCLRVFHLSCARTTEAKQVVMERFTTKKRINMSDFGTGVVAAAAGTNETRSVNSPASSVASQSEVMEIRMPTPMIDSNRNESKIDVKQEDLKQELTSDEPQFVGLIRPPDRRLEERLNTPTVKPEDNGPSIMDSEDLMQKFCYPCRQVQGNQYNTPPNMSQSELNYLLKFIVDEYKSWLPADTYSLTRLFNNQPRSAERVENLELSKKMLVRFSIDLDAIMLKIEHGQYETLEEFSADTQDIAHNIAVIHGAGSLEYSAAMYFITDCTYDLYEIRQCRDCFRHSNEKAEPDWFARPCHTRHELVFAKQKGYQYWPAKVVRVVNNKYDVRFFGGTHTRAVVDAIYVKPIDSDFEQLKINPKKAGFQLAMGELHKHQALMSLPKDKEYYAYGSKTPPISVLLQSAGVEISPMPVQQLTPAPKTPKKRGRKPKVHRSNVSLASAPSNSSAPQQTDESLDQVAPQLEVCPSPPQNTNNIRQKRTLDPHPVVPSDPTTPTKRQKRTLEPAVPSEPTTPTKRVKARNPTPPFRSDPADALGTSSAMLALPGPSNEAAPKPRSPRIKAQLKRQYSEDAIKLKELMDEIDDIETVKRLAVNALQEDIDRWQKKIRSVVNEYTLRIDAIKRKRWCNICDLEAVLHCCFNVSYCSRTCQENDWPEHKRKHQFTKQ from the exons ATGTAT gcaaACATGGAACGCTACCACCGGAACGAACCCGCCGAGGTGGTCAAGAAAATGTGGTCGATCATCCGGCACGATGACGAGGAAACCGAACACACCAGGCTggtaaaaattttgcaaaaggAGTTCCCTGTGGCAACCGGCG ACCAAATTGAATCGTTCGTGAGTAACGCAGTGGTCGACGGGCTGATCCAGGTTGTGGATAAACCGAAAAGGCCCAAACCCAAATCTGTTTATCATTATGCGCTCCCGGATGCTGACAAGTTTTCGTTTCCGGACGATCATCCGGATCCATATTGCTACGAGTGCCACCTGGAAGGAAACGTCTCCAAATGTTCGAGCTGTTTGCGAGTTTTCCACCTTTCTTGCGCACGAACAACTGAAGCCAAGCAGGTGGTAATGGAACGGTTTACCACGAAAAAAAGGATCAACATGTCTGACTTCGGGACAGGTGTCGTGGCGGCGGCTGCGGGTACAAATGAAACACGATCCGTAAACTCACCGGCTTCGTCCGTGGCTAGCCAGTCCGAGGTTATGGAAATTCGGATGCCAACTCCGATGATCGATTCCAACCGGAACGAGAGCAAAATCGACGTGAAGCAAGAAGATCTCAAACAAGAGCTGACATCTGACGAGCCACAGTTTGTTGGCTTGATTAGGCCACCGGATCGGCGCCTGGAAGAGCGGCTCAACACACCGACGGTGAAGCCGGAGGATAATGGACCCAGTATTATGGACAGTGAAGATTTGATGCAGAAGTTTTGCTACCCTTGCCGACAGGTGCAAGGCAACCAGTACAATACACCTCCGAACATGAGCCAATCCGAGCTGAACTATTTGCTCAAGTTTATCGTTGACGAGTACAAATCCTGGCTCCCGGCAGATACCTACTCGCTTACCAGGCTGTTCAACAACCAGCCGCGCTCGGCGGAGCGGGTGGAAAATTTGGAGCTGAGCAAAAAAATGCTGGTACGTTTCTCGATCGATCTCGACGCCATTATGTTGAAAATCGAACATGGCCAGTATGAAACGCTCGAGGAATTCAGCGCCGACACGCAGGACATAGCGCACAATATTGCCGTTATTCATGGAGCTGGTTCGTTGGAGTACAGCGCTGCGATGTACTTCATTACCGACTGTACGTACGATCTGTACGAAATACGACAGTGCCGGGATTGCTTCCGGCACAGCAACGAAAAAGCCGAACCGGACTGGTTTGCGCGGCCGTGTCACACACGCCATGAGCTAGTTTTTGCCAAGCAGAAGGGATACCAGTACTGGCCGGCTAAGGTGGTCCGGGTGGTTAACAACAAGTACGACGTTCGTTTCTTTGGGGGAACGCACACGCGAGCAGTCGTCGATGCCATTTACGTAAAGCCGATCGATTCCGATTTCGAACAGCTCAAGATAAACCCAAAAAAAGCGGGCTTTCAACTCGCGATGGGTGAACTTCACAAGCACCAGGCACTGATGAGCCTCCCGAAGGACAAGGAGTACTACGCTTACGGAAGCAAGACTCCTCCAATCAGCGTGTTGCTCCAGAGTGCAGGCGTCGAGATCTCACCAATGCCGGTACAGCaactgactccggctccgaagACGCCCAAAAAGCGAGGTCGCAAACCAAAGGTACATCGTTCCAACGTGAGCCTTGCCAGTGCCCCTTCCAACTCATCAGCTCCTCAACAAACAGACGAATCGCTGGACCAGGTGGCTCCTCAACTGGAAGTTTGTCCTTCACCCCCGCAGAACACCAACAACATCCGGCAGAAGCGTACTTTGGATCCGCACCCGGTTGTTCCCAGCGACCCAACGACGCCCACTAAGCGGCAGAAGCGTACGTTGGAACCAGCTGTGCCCAGCGAGCCAACGACGCCGACCAAGCGAGTTAAGGCTCGCAATCCAACGCCACCCTTTCGCAGCGATCCAGCAGATGCTCTCGGCACCAGTTCGGCCATGCTTGCCTTGCCGGGACCGTCCAACGAAGCGGCGCCGAAACCGCGCAGTCCACGCATCAAAGCGCAACTCAAGCGACAGTACTCGGAGGATGCGATCAAGCTTAAGGAACTGATGGACGAAATTGACGACATCGAAACGGTGAAGCGATTGGCTGTGAACGCACTGCAGGAGGATATTGACCGGTGGCAGAAAAA GATTCGCTCGGTCGTCAACGAGTACACGCTGCGCATTGATGCCATCAAGCGCAAGCGTTGG TGCAACATCTGTGATCTCGAAGCTGTACTCCACTGCTGCTTTAATGTTTCGTACTGTTCGCGCACCTGCCAGGAGAACGACTGGCCGGAGCACAAGAGGAAGCACCAGTTTACCAAGCAATAG